TTGATATTAATAGAGTTATATAAACATATTTAAGGCCATTTTTATTTCATCAAATTTCAATCTTGGACTGTCAAGATTATCTTTTGAGCAATTAGGCACAACTATCCCATAAAACTTTAGAAAATAGTGTTTTGCAAACCTCTCTATCCACTTAAGTAAAACACCGCTATTAGATCTATCTGGAGCACCTTGGGTTACTATAAAAAATAGTTTGCCACCTTCTTTAAGCTTTGATCTCCTATGTTTATCTATGAGACAAAACCATCTATCTAAAAAAAGTTTCAATTGGCCACTGCAAAAGCCGTAATAATTAGGTGTTAATATAATAAATAGATCAGCTTTGCTAAAGTCAGCTAAATAGGGGGAAAGCCCATCATCTACAACGCAAAAACTATTATTTAGCTTGCAACTATAGCAGG
This genomic window from Deferribacterota bacterium contains:
- a CDS encoding flavodoxin family protein codes for the protein MDTYIINSSPREKGSCAFIANKIEEDILKDKSVKTLNLNKMNYRGCQACYSCKLNNSFCVVDDGLSPYLADFSKADLFIILTPNYYGFCSGQLKLFLDRWFCLIDKHRRSKLKEGGKLFFIVTQGAPDRSNSGVLLKWIERFAKHYFLKFYGIVVPNCSKDNLDSPRLKFDEIKMALNMFI